In Mugil cephalus isolate CIBA_MC_2020 chromosome 11, CIBA_Mcephalus_1.1, whole genome shotgun sequence, the genomic window CCGCCACTTTGTCTGACCGACACCAAAACATCAGATGGTGGAAGATGGACTGGAACTGGTGTGCAGATGGATTATTGTTCCGTTTCCTTTGTAGggaaaaaacatacaaaacatagagcacataaaaaaatatgaaatatatttgtaCAATTCATTGTAATTAGAAAAGCATGAACCTGAGGCTCTGATTGAATTCAACAGAAGCTCCAAGTGATCCTGGCTGCACCTGTGTCATATAACATAGCATGTTTACtctgaaccaacaaaaacacataatgtTATAGTATATGAAAGTAGGTTGAGTGGGTATGtgacatgagaaatattttactagTTAGAGATGGATACAGTCGTTCTGTCTGTGCCACCCTGTATAAAATACTCTACTCAgttaatttcaattttatttacgtagtgtcaataacaatacaaattgtctcaagacacttgaTAAGACCTGAAGAAcatggtggcaggaaaaactccctttcagTGTTAGTGTCACACTAGGcttatttctttcattcataaTGTCAGCTGTAATCTACATCTGTGTTGTACATATATGATCAATGAAGtttcatatatttaactttCATAGCATGACTTTTAGAACGAGCACTAAACACGAGTTAGCCCTAATTAGCTAGTCACGATTTAAAAGATCATTACAGGACAGTAACTAGTGAACCAACAACCAATGGAGATGTTCAATCTTACTTGTGAACAGTAATTCCTCGTGTCTTGTTTTGGGATAAGCTGCACGGTGCTCCTTTCCAGTGCTTAAGTACCTCCCCCTTTCCCGGTTTGTGACCGTTTCCCGACccttttatgttcatgtttctatgaTTTATGTGTAACATCCAGGGCAATCAGCTACTACCAAAATTATGACAGAGTTGGCGAGTTGTTTTCCGACATTAGCAGGGGTGAAAGTAGTTTTAAATTCTTGCCGGTACTATTACAAAAACCTTCATCTCTCTTTCacttcatgcattttaaaatagcaaagtcaaaacccaaacaaataaaaacatttcaatataGTCTACTAACTGTAACCCTTTCtctccattttatttaaaatgtgataacGGACAGATATTTAAATCATGTTGAAAGTGTTTCCGCCAACCACAAGAATTTGTGGAAATTCGTTGGTGTAATTTATTGTTCGTCCTGTCCTGGCGCAAGCGGCGTTTCTTGACGTCTGTGGACCATTTGTGGAAAACGCCCCAGTGCCTTAAGTCAAAACGCACCGATCCCATAGCAACCGCCGCATGCGCACTCACGTACTGCTGAGTGAAATCTCCGGTCGTAAGCTCATAGGCAGTTTCTTGTCCGAGCTGTTCTGTGTCgttaaaatttaacaaaataacacgaaacacaactgctgcttACTCTCCTACTGATTTTAAGTGGGACATTTCGCAACGAATGTAAGGACATTAAACGTGTGATACACGTTTCGAAGGCTGGGTGCAGAGGAAACCACTGGGCTCgccgaggggagggggagaaagggagatGCCCGGCCAACACTCCGTCCAGCATGGACTAAAACATAGCACGGACACTTCAGAAACAATTCGGAATGAGttaaaaggattttttaaaCATACAAAGTAGTTTTCAAGACTGCATATTGCTAGCGGAGTAATGCATATTTTCAGCCAGAAGGTTGTTTCTCCGATTATACTGACCGCAGCATTCGCTGCAGGCCTTGCAGGTCTCATGTAGGAGAAGGAGCGACTAAATAAAACGACGGGACCGCAgtgctgacaaaaatatatattatatgttatcgGGCCGATAAGTCATGATATCGGACTTATCGGAATTATATAATAATTTCCTCATATCGAGCCGATAattatcgtgcagccctaatatgtattttattctatgttgtagttttgaattagctgggagttagGCTTTTTACATTTAGCTTTGCTTACTTTAATCCACGGAGAAAAGAAAGGATAGAGACAGAAATACTGTTTATTCCCGAATGAAAGCTGTGTTAAGATGGGAATGATCCGTTCTTATTCATCAGTGTACTGTAATACTGTAACACATAGACTCTAAATAAAGATGggcagctcctcaaaagtgaagccaaagcaaaaaGAGCTCCCCTTGGTGACTAGCTGCAGTacagctcataagctccacctcctccatgttggtgtATAGGACCTGGGCAAAACTAAAGCACTAAggtatacaaaaaatatttttgtcacggatagtttctctctctctctctctctctctctctctctctctctctctctccctaaTGGGATGGGGGTCCGTGGACTATACAAGGTGTAAGCATAGGATCAGGGGGACATTTCAGTGGCAGGGAGCTTATGGACATAATCCAGAATTGATTTCCAGTGTGAATAAAACTTCTCAGGGTGGCTGTGGTTACAAATTCATCAGACGGCACCACAAAAATAGCTATCTGTGGCAAAGGACTAACAGGTATACCTAGAATGTCAGAGATAGATTTAAAAATTGATTGCCAGAAATTTAACAACTTAGAGCATGTCCAGAACATATGGCGTCTGAAAGCATCTGTTACAAGTTTCAGATGTCTTGTCTTGAAGAGTTTGTCTTTGCTAAAATGCAGcctaaaagtaatttaaattgGACAACAGAAAGTCTGGCATAGCTAGAAGAGGAATTAGGTGCTTGAAGTTACTCACTCTTGGAGATATTAAGTTTATATCCGCTATGCTATAAAAAAGTCCAGGATTGAGAGAATAGGTGGAAGGCTCAACAGGGGATGGATACCCCCTCTCTCCATTGCTGTTCACGCCTGCCATTGAACCGTTGTCCATAGCATTGAAATCAGAAGGGGGATTCAAAGGAATAAGGAGACATGGAGAGGAATATCGGGTCTCATGTAGATCATCAGCATAATGAGACCCGATGTTCCTCTCCATGTCTCCTTATTCCTTTGTAAGTAtttttagtttacagcattttgtcACACCTACCTAAAACTTTTGCCCAgtactgtatgttttatgtatgtTGTTTTATACACATGAAGTCAGACTTGCATATACAACTCTTGCTCCGACATGGTCCTTACTCAGTCCGTCTCAGAACCGTTCAAAGCTTCAAAAagctcttttctttgtttccttttaaaatattatccAATAGGTCAAGAGAACCAGCTTGTGGCTCTGATTCCATACAGCGACCAAAGACTCAGGCCAAGCAGAACGTGAGTCCCTTCTTTTTATACTCCAGGAAGTTATATGTCACAATATCGGTGGCTCTGTGCCTGCCGCTGTCTGGCCTGGcttgtttcttcctcttccctcgcTCCATTGATGTCCCTTACGTGGGAGTAAAGTCTGCTTATGTTTCCTATGACCAGGACAAGCGAATTGTCTATCTCAACATTACAGTAAGACTTTgtagctatatatatatgtgtgtgtgtgtgtgtgtgtgtatacacacacacacacacacacacacatatatagctACATAGTACTACTGTACTTACTGTACAGGGAACTTTTTTGTTCACCATTCCCACCTTTCTTTGTTGTCCCTGTCTAATAGAGGTCCAAAAGCCCCaaaaatgtccttaaaaaaaaaaataaaaaaaataagatgtacAAACTTTTTACATGTAAAAGACCCCGTTTCTCTCCACCCTTTGTTccatctttgtcttttcttttgtttgtctttcccccattttttttatatactccTTCCATATGCCTATGGCCTCCACATTATCACTTCACCACTGCACAACCGTGTTTGCGGTTGTGAAGAAAACGCCTGATGACAGTGACGTTGGTCACGAATGGCCCAGTGAGCAAACACTAAGCACATACAGTGCTCATGGGAGTTGTAGTGACATAGTCCCACTTTgaatttcttttattatatCAGATGCCATTTGAGAAAACgagacttgacttgacttttttATTACTAGTGGTTCAGTAGCTCATTAGAATGGTTTTTGGCAGTAGCTGAAACAGATTTTTTCCAAAAAGTCTTGCAAAAAGCCAGCACCAATGGCTGGCAGATGAAGTTAGCAACTAGTCCATGAACACGGTACATACCAGCTGGCcataaatatgaaatgaatattaattaatgttatATTGTTATAGATGTACTATATTGTTTGCTGACAGGATCAGCTGTTTACTCCAAATTCACACCTTGACTCTGAGTTTCTGGCCTTTGAAGAGTCATTATAGTACCACTAATTGGACAAATAAAATCTGGTGAATATAGACTCTACACTTTAGACTTATTTACTTATCCCAGAAGGGATATTTGTTTCCATTTGACTGTACACATATTCATCAGAACAGAAGACTGGACAAGACATGAAAGTGCTCAAATCAACAACGTATGATATTGGACATTAAATGTGGTAGACAGAGATGGCTGACACGAGGGAGAACAAGTCATTGACGGGGTCTGTTatatctggttgttaacagactgTAGTCATATGAGTTTCAGATGGGCAGAACCTACAGATTTTCCCAATGAAAGACAATACTCCTCACCGGTCATTTAGAACTCAAGAAGCGCATGTTCCAAAAAGTCAAACAAGTCCAGGTGCCTTTGTTTAGCTTTGTCTTACAAACAGTTTCTGTCAATGTAAAAAGATATACCACAGGTTGAAAATGTGTTCTTATCGGCAGAACACCTTGAAAATTACCAACAATAACTACTACACCATATCTGTGACCAACATCACTGCACAAGTGCAGTTCTCCAAGACGGTGATAGGCAAGGCCAAGTTCAATAACTGCACGGTGATCATACCACTGGATGAAAGGCAGGTACGTTAGCAACCATTTCTAACTTTTCCCTTAATGATACTACTCATAACAAGTTTTGACCTAATTTGGAAAATCGTCTTTACTAAATTCTGACAACAATTACCATACATAGCAAACACTGAATATAATTTAACTTGTATTGACTGTAATTGGAAATGCAGCTTTATTATTTGTCTCAGGGATGGGAGGAACTTAAATGATGGAGAgggacacatttttttgtcagctcTATCAGGGGACCACATAGGGCCGCAAACTTTTTAACTAGATATATGTCAAGATTTCTCACAGTTTTGACACTCGGGTTTGGTATTTTCTGATCTTTTTCAACTTGTCTAACAGAAGAGTCCAAAAAATGCTCTACAAATTGCACAGCCTACACAAAAGGTTGACATTGTCAACCACCCATCACAAAACAAAGGAATAATCCATCTTAACACAAGATGTGTAATCAGTTATGGTCCTGAAAAATCCAGGCATCCGAAAAGCCTTAAGCAGAATTAATTACAAATCTTGGTACAGAAGGATATTGggttaataaattatttttattgatttcattaCAGATTGACTACACAGTCCCTACCACTATTGCTGATGAGATGAGTTATATGTTGTAAGTATTGTCCCTGAAATCTTTTTACACttgaatcattttcatttttaatcttaaattatctatttttctttcagtgactACTGCACCTTACCAACCATTAAAGTTCACAACATAGTGGTTATGATGCAGTAAGTATGGCTTGCTTTTGCATACATTTATAttactttcattctttttatccAACAGTGCGACTGCATACCAGACTGTTTTTTCTCAATGTCATCGTCCTCCACACTTGCACAGTGTCACccacacaaactaaacaaacacagacttcTGCTGTGGAGCATGACTCAGACCAACAGAATAAGCATGAACCTTTGTGTGCCCTGCTTATTCACACATGAACAGTTAAAGAGAATGTAAATGTtcgtctacaactgtggaaaaaatcatgtgtctagtgtgtaaattgtggccgggatgagcgtggaaagagaaaaatttcagACTATTTCTCACACGTTCTCTCACTCTAAGTAGCAACATTCCACACTCTAAAACGAGTTTtttcgaaaaagatcatggACATtcaacagtgattgatcaacaacaaTAAGACCTACCGGTATCAAAACGAGGAAATAATActccaatacacaaggcttgtgtctacattttcaagtttaaatgagatctgtaggtgaaagtatgcctgagtagtagacctttgaaaaactgtgttttttgcGTGATTTTTTCCGGctgtcccattcattttcaatagGAAATTTGTCGCAGTTTTTCCAGGGTGGACAAAGCCACATAGGTGGCCAAATGTCATTAGCCTGAAGTAGCCAATATATTGCATTAAGGAGAGATATCAAGTAGatgaaaaattaacatttattaaggAAACCTAAACATGACTGTGCAAGGACTCCAGGAGTGATGGTATAATAAAGATGAATTGCAGAGAGATGTGGACAGGACCCCCCAGAGTctggatggagaagaagaattTGGCAAGTGGCTGAAGGTCTCAAACCTCTAGGTTTGTGAGGAGATTTTGAGGATGACCATGGACATCTGGAGATGTCCATGGTCATCCTCCTATGGAGGAGGAGAATTAGAAATGCTTTACTGGTCAAGTATGTTTACACATAGAAGAAATTTGAGTCCAGTCTCTTTGGTACACACAGCActtaaaaaagtgtaaaaactaaaagcttaaaaaataggaaactgtacaacataatccaaaaaagcgttgaataaggtcaggtGGACTtatagaatttcttgaagacgtttcgccactcatcctttttttttttttttgatagcataaaatatttatttcggTCAATGCAAATATTCAGCTGAAAAAAGCTGGGGGGAAATGTAGCTTTGAAGCTGgggggacacgtagctgggctGCTGGGGGGCCACACAGCTGGGCTGCTGGGTCTCCTGGGGCTGCTTTGGGGCCACATAGCTTTTAAGCTGGGGGGACATGTAGCTGGCCTGCTGGGGCTCCTGGGGGGACACACGTAGCCGCCTGCTGAGGGGACACGTAGCTGGCCTGCTGGGGCTCCTGGGGGGACATGTAGCTGGGCTGCTGgggggacacgtagctgggctGCTGGGTCTCCTGGGACTGCTGgggggacacgtagctgggctGCTGGGGCTTCTTTGGGGACACGTAGCTTGGAAGCTGGGGGGACACGTAGCTAGGCAGCTGGGGCTCCTTTGGGGATATGTAGATGGGCTGCTGGGTCTCCTGGGGCAGCTTTGGGGCCACATCCTGGGGCTGTTTCGGGGCCATGTAGCTTGGAAGCTGgggggacacgtagctgggctGCTGGGGCTCCTGGGGGGACACGTAGCCGGGCTGCTGGGGAGACACGTAGCTGGGCTCCTGGGGAGACAAGCTAGGCTGCTGGGGGGACATGTAGCTGGGAAGCTGAGGCTCCTGgggggacacgtagctgggctgctggggctcctggggggacacgtagctgggctGCTTCAGCGATATGTAGCTGGCCTGCTGGGGCTTTTGGGGGGACACCTAGCCGGGCTGGTGGGGGGACACGTAGCCGGGCTGGTGGGGCTCCTGGCTGGAAACGTAGCTGGGCTGGTGGGTGGACACGTAGCTGGGCTGCTGGGGCTCCTGGGGAGACAAGTAGCTGGGCTGCTTCAGGGACACATAGCTGGCCTGCTGGGGCTCCTGgggggacacgtagctgggctGGTGGGGGGGGGCATAGCCGGGCTGCTGGGGCTCCTGGCTGGACACGTAGCTGGGCTGTTTTGAGGCCACGTAGCTGGGCTGCTGGGGGGACAAGCTAGGCTGCTAgggggacacgtagctgggctGCTGGGGCTCCTGGGGGGACACGTAGCTTGGAAGCTGgggggacacgtagctgggctGCTGGGGCTCCTGGGGGGACACGTAGCTGGCCTGCATCggggacacgtagctgggctGCTGGGGCTTCTGgggggacacgtagctgggctGCTTCAGGGATACGTAGCTGGGCTGCTGGGGGGACAAGCTAGGCTGCTGgggggacacgtagctgggAAGCTGAGGCTCCTGGGGGGATACATAGCTGGGCTACTTCGGGGCCACGTAGCCGGGCTGCTGGGGCTCCTGGGGGGACACGTAACTGGGCTGCTGGGGAGACAAGCTAGGCTCCTGGGGGGACAAGCTAGGCTGCTGgggggacacgtagctgggAAGCTGAGGCTCCTGgggggacacgtagctgggctGCTGGGGGGACATGTAGCTGGGCTGCTGGGGCTGCTTCggggacacgtagctgggctgctggggggacacgtagctgggAAGCTGAGGCTCCTGGGGGGACACATAGCTGGGCAGCTGGGGCTCCTGGGGCTGCTTCAgggacacgtagctgggctGCTGGGGCAACACGTAGCTGGGCTGCTGGGGCGACAAGCTAGGCTGCTGGATGGACACGTAGCTGGGAAGCTGAGGCTCCTGGGGGGTATGCTTAAGAGAACCCCCATGGCTTCTTGCACAGGAAGCACTcatcgccactcatccaagtggatATCAGATATCAGAACttaagaagctactcggataaactagtttatcagaactgaagaagctactcggatgagtggcgaaacgtcttcaagaaagtccagcAAACCTTATTCAACGcatttttggattaccatgaactggatgactgagaaccttcgcagacatgtacaacataaattagactttgagaatatatacttttttaaaaaataaaggtctgGAACAGATATGTTCAATGACTTGAACAATTAATGAAGAGTTATTGTTCGTGAGAAAGGTCACGTgttctgtgactgctcagagttcatcagagcgacagcctgggggaagaaactgttttagTGGCAGGTGTTTGTGGAGTACAGTGCTCTTTAGCACCGGCCTGAGGGGAGGTTTTACTGCCTtgcttcctgaccctggaccagtacaggtcctggatgggCCTGTACCGGTCCAGTGTTGCACAATGGACGGCCTGCAGATGGTCACAGTGACAATTTGGGAATTGACAGGAAGAAGGTGGGCAAATAGATTATTGGATGCCAATTCCCAATTGAGGACAGACTGGTTTCGACAGTGTGGGAAAATAGAAGAGATAAAGAAATAGAACAACAGCCCTTATTCACCGGAAAGGAACGGAACATTAGGGAGCAACTTTGACagtcatttagatttagatttccATCACAATGCAATTTCGGTGCAGTGGCTCAGATAACAGCAGgaatattaaacagaaaaagtaTATACAGGCATATGAATAggataaagaataaatatattgCATAGCACTATTTACAGCGGGAAAAAGGACACGACAACAGCTCAGAGGTGGAAGTGGAGCAGtcctgtgtgggtgtgtgtgaatgaggaGGATGGTTGAGAAGTCTTATGGCATCCAGGAAGAAGTTGTTTTTGAATCTGTTATGCTTCGTAGGCTGCAGAAGCTGCTTCCAGAGACCAGCAGCTATACAGTCCATGGTGAGGGTGAGAGGCGGGTGTAGTGATGTGAGTGTAGTGATTTGAGCCCTTGTCAGATAGCATGTCTTTGTAATGTTGTGGATTAAAGACCATTTATACCCCTCTGTTGTAGACTTTATGTTGGTTCATTTAACAACAGAAGACAGTGTTTTCCCTTTGTGAATATGTCAACTAACCACTACTGAACGAACAACTGGCAAGAAAGGCCAAATGTGACGTTGAATGTGTCTAGATCAAAAGGTTGCTTACATTGCAAAGACTGCAGCCAACATCGAGCTGGTTTATCTGTTATACACCTGTACAAAAGAAGTGTgggtggtagtagtagtagtagtagtagtagtatatatTCATCATTGAAACAagggaaacaggaaggaagggCTCATATTGGTTGGAAGACTTGGAAGCCAGGAAGTGCCACTAGTAGCTGACAGGCCAGGGAAATAGGAAAAGCTGATAGCAAGTGGGAGGCTACAAAGCTAGGATGAgtaactattagctgggagccTTTTTTGCACACTTGTGCTTCAAGCTGAACAGCCTATCAGACTTACAGGCACAGACACAGGCTATTGACTTTCAGTTGACCGTATTCTTTCTTTCCGTTTTGTGTTGTCCACCTCAGTGTTAGCAGACTGCTCTCCTTAATGACTACTGGTTTCTACATTTTACTTGGTCATATCAAAGTGAAAATTACAGCATGTCAACTCTAAAATTACAACTAAAACTAGAATATtacctctgggaaattttgaaggggctacggggggctaatgccgggggtaccgtctctgtcaacgtGGCAATTGGgacactttgcctacatttagcacaattagcNNNNNNNNNNNNNNNNNNNNNNNNNNNNNNNNNNNNNNNNNNNNNNNNNNNNNNNNNNNNNNNNNNNNNNNNNNNNNNNNNNNNNNNNNNNNNNNNNNNNNNNNNNNNNNNNNNNNNNNNNNNNNNNNNNNNNNNNNNNNNNNNNNNNNNNNNNNNNNNNNNNNNNNNNNNNNNNNNNNNNNNNNNNNNNNNNNNNNNNNNNNNNNNNNNNNNNNNNNNNNNNNNNNNNNNNNNNNNNNNNNNNNNNNNNNNNNNNNNNNNNNNNNNNNNNNNNNNNNNNNNNNNNNNNNNNNNNNNNNNNNNNNNNNNNNNNNNNNNNNNNNNNNNNNNNNNNNNNNNNNNNNNNNNNNNNNNNNNNNNNNNNNNNNNNNNNNNNNNNNNNNNNNNNNNNNNNNNNNNNNNNNNNNNNNNNNNNNNNNNNNNNNNNNNNNNNNNNNNNNNNNNNNNNNNNNNNNNNNNNNNNNNNNNNNNNNNNNNNNNNNNNNNNNNNNNNNNNNNNNcacacgcatgcacacactgtagttcaccagtccacaacactgcaggccgGGGCCATCTCAGCTGTGTCCCACCAAGCGGAAACTGAGATGCAGCATCAGGCACAATtaactattcacacacaactacactacaaaaagtgACTACAGAGGAAATTTCATTCATCAAATGTGGACAATACTTTCCGGACCAAGTTTACTATTTAACTTATGCTGACCATTTGTAacacaggaaaacttataaAAGGTTAGAATTCCCccgagtctactcaggcccttcttgtacacagcatcactgttggtCCTACAGTCCcgcctgttgttcatgtggactcccaggtacaTGTAGcagtccactacttccacctccaggccctggatggggatgggctccactgatgtcctcttcctcctgaagtcaaggAAGACAAAAGACTCTATAACCAAGTCAACTAACCTCTCCTATGACTTCTCCTTTTTATCTATTCTGGTTCCTTTtacacttttcctttttaatgtcATGACAGCGCAATTTATAACTGTAGTCTTCTCAAACCGACTATGTACTGTTTGTACCAGTTCTCGTTTAACTAGTGTTGCTGACACTAAACTAATGcaactatttttttgtttactcaTCCGTATTTTTCAATTGATTACTACCTTAAATGTGCTAAGTACACTTAGTCAAGACAGGCTTCGGTGTATTTCAACAGGCTTCTGAATATTTCAACAGGgttcttcttattattactatttttctTTCCAGAGTTCAGTGAGTCTGCTGTGTTCTCTTTGGGATCCtgtcatccttcctcctcccagaGGGTCCTGGTCTCTTTACACAACAATTCAGTAGGGGGTCTTTAAGTAGGAGTCCTAGACTCCAAGCATGCACAGTATCAGTGCCCAAAGCTGGCTGTTAGGATCCGGCTCGAAGGACCAAGTTGTTACGGGAATTCTTTTATCAAAAATGACAATCACTGGAGTCTTGTTGCAAAGTTTTACTTGCCGCAAGGAGCTGATACATGCAGTACAACAAGTACAGAACCGACTGACCATAGTGACGTTGCATTCACTTTTATACAGCAGATCCTATCCTAGAATGGAGACAACATTGTTTTAGAGACAGACTGTCAGCCTCACTGGAATTCAATTAGTCATAACACTTTACATTGCTTATTATAATTGTCTACTTGttcttacatatttttattgcctacattgcacTTTGGTCGGACCACTGGTACACTtggagtaggagctgctgtaacgaaaagtaatttcaccTTTATATAGATTAATAGTAAAGTAATTTTGATTCTGTAACCCAAACGATACAGAAATATGCATTTCCATCAAGTAATGTACATGGCCATGTATTCGCTTATTCACATTTCCAGCTGTTTTAATTGAAATTTTGATTATGTCTGTATGGGGATGGGCATCAAGAACTActtctttaaaagaaccagtttgacaatctccggtcaacaaCTGCAGCTATAGCCAAGTCTCAAAAGAGTtgtgctagtgaggatccagtgaccaatttcctattttttttacttacacacgctcttatttcttgtttagaaact contains:
- the tmem106ba gene encoding LOW QUALITY PROTEIN: transmembrane protein 106Ba (The sequence of the model RefSeq protein was modified relative to this genomic sequence to represent the inferred CDS: deleted 2 bases in 1 codon) — encoded protein: MGKSQSHLAKCKDETQDALMASGEVTHTQTEDDGKNRDVSQFPYVEFTGRDSVTCPTCQGTGGIPQGQENQLVALIPYSDQRLRPSRTSPFFLYSRKLYVTISVALCLPLSGLACFFLFPRSIDVPYVGVKSAYVSYDQDKRIVYLNITNTLKITNNNYYTISVTNITAQVQFSKTVIGKAKFNNCTVIIPLDERQIDYTVPTTIADEMSYMFDYCTLPTIKVHNIVVMMQ